The Lentzea guizhouensis genome contains a region encoding:
- the eccE gene encoding type VII secretion protein EccE encodes MSNVVTIEVGLAIALLVLTLVGVKDANDNLNVVSVSIAGGVLLIALVLAFTRSRGRWLTQWIGVRLRYNFRSHSRTANRDAPQESKPGDDEMQVLGPDDPRVALLRLAIPDLVIAKGVDHERRPLALSWHDGVWTAVLLVDPTPPLISAVGSAPSLPLGALAPCLEDRGVVLDAITVLWHCYPGSAALAPNSPAVSSYMEVLGPLPAAARRTTWITVRLDPRRCGEAIRERGGGVVGAHRALIGALSRVRNALESAGVTIRPLDSDELLRAAISSAELTAAVGNTNPVSLREKWSGVTAGGVGHASYAITGWPAKGLKGNLNALTGVRALSSTLAMSISPSREDGQVSLRGLVRVSARTPSELDRADDQLTKLSDKLDITLTPLRGMQLAGLAATLPLGGVA; translated from the coding sequence GTCGGGGTCAAGGACGCGAACGACAACCTCAACGTCGTCTCGGTGTCGATCGCCGGTGGCGTGCTGCTGATCGCGCTGGTCCTGGCCTTCACCCGTTCGCGTGGTCGCTGGCTGACCCAGTGGATCGGCGTGCGGCTGCGGTACAACTTCCGCTCGCACAGCCGCACCGCGAACCGCGACGCGCCGCAGGAGTCCAAGCCCGGTGACGACGAGATGCAGGTGCTCGGTCCCGACGACCCGCGCGTCGCGTTGCTGCGCCTGGCGATCCCCGACCTGGTGATCGCGAAGGGCGTCGACCACGAACGCCGCCCGCTCGCGCTGTCGTGGCACGACGGCGTGTGGACCGCGGTCCTGCTGGTCGACCCGACCCCGCCGCTGATCTCCGCGGTCGGCTCGGCGCCGTCGCTGCCCCTGGGAGCGCTCGCACCGTGCCTGGAGGACCGCGGCGTGGTGCTGGACGCGATCACCGTGCTCTGGCACTGCTACCCCGGCAGCGCGGCGCTCGCGCCGAACTCCCCGGCCGTCAGCTCGTACATGGAGGTGCTCGGCCCGCTGCCCGCGGCAGCCAGGCGCACCACGTGGATCACGGTCCGGCTGGACCCGCGCCGGTGCGGCGAGGCCATCCGCGAGCGCGGCGGCGGCGTCGTCGGTGCGCACCGCGCGTTGATCGGTGCGCTGTCCCGCGTCCGCAACGCGCTGGAGTCCGCCGGTGTGACCATCCGCCCGCTCGACTCCGACGAGCTGCTGCGCGCGGCGATCTCCTCAGCCGAGCTCACCGCCGCGGTCGGCAACACGAACCCGGTGTCGTTGCGGGAGAAGTGGTCCGGTGTCACGGCGGGTGGTGTCGGGCACGCCAGCTACGCGATCACCGGCTGGCCGGCGAAGGGCCTCAAGGGCAACCTGAACGCGCTGACCGGCGTGCGCGCGCTGTCCTCGACGCTGGCGATGTCGATCTCGCCGTCGCGTGAGGACGGTCAGGTCTCGCTGCGCGGCCTGGTGCGGGTGAGCGCCCGCACGCCGAGCGAGCTCGACCGCGCCGACGACCAGCTGACGAAGCTGAGCGACAAGCTGGACATCACGCTGACCCCGTTGCGGGGCATGCAGCTCGCGGGTCTCGCCGCGACGCTGCCG